In a genomic window of Saccharothrix sp. HUAS TT1:
- a CDS encoding carbonic anhydrase, with protein MRELSVEPTAVTRRRMFGITAGTAATFVAAGAPASAQAPASPQATSLDAEGAWRKLADGNHRFVTGRQTHPHESLRWRESLVQGQHPFAVVLGCADSRVPPELVFDTGLGDLFTIRAAGEVLDNSVLGSIEYAVEHLGVPLIAVVGHAKCGAVSAAVDVVRGRAQVSGDVSVLVRSIEPAVLSTRPNADEAKFLAAAVDNQAKRVASLMLERSVTIRTAVEHHGVKVVAASYQLDTGAVTRLT; from the coding sequence GTGCGTGAATTGAGCGTTGAGCCGACCGCGGTGACGCGGCGTCGGATGTTCGGCATCACGGCCGGGACCGCGGCGACCTTCGTGGCCGCCGGGGCGCCCGCATCGGCCCAGGCCCCCGCGTCACCCCAGGCCACGAGCCTGGACGCGGAGGGCGCGTGGCGGAAGCTCGCGGACGGCAACCACCGGTTCGTCACCGGCCGACAGACCCACCCCCACGAGTCGCTGCGCTGGCGCGAGTCGCTGGTGCAGGGCCAGCACCCGTTCGCCGTCGTCCTGGGCTGCGCGGACTCGCGGGTGCCGCCGGAGCTGGTGTTCGACACCGGGCTGGGCGACCTGTTCACCATCCGCGCCGCGGGCGAGGTGCTGGACAACAGCGTGCTGGGCAGCATCGAGTACGCGGTGGAGCACCTGGGCGTGCCGCTGATCGCCGTGGTCGGCCACGCCAAGTGCGGCGCGGTGTCGGCGGCGGTGGACGTGGTGCGCGGCCGGGCGCAGGTCTCCGGTGACGTCAGCGTGCTGGTGCGGTCGATCGAACCGGCCGTGCTGTCGACCCGGCCGAACGCCGACGAGGCGAAGTTCCTGGCCGCGGCCGTGGACAACCAGGCCAAGCGGGTGGCGTCGCTGATGCTGGAGCGCTCGGTGACGATCCGCACCGCGGTGGAGCACCACGGCGTGAAGGTCGTGGCGGCCAGCTACCAGCTCGACACCGGCGCGGTCACCCGCCTGACCTGA
- a CDS encoding aldo/keto reductase gives MEQRYLGRSGLRVSRMALGTMTWGRDTDADEAATQLLAFAEAGGTLVDTADVYVEGESERILGGLLGEVVPRDELVIATKAVARRNDGPFGGGASRGALLHALDGSLRRLGVEHVDLWQLHAWDAGVPLEETLSALDAAVTSGRVRYAGVSNYSGWQLGTAAALPGHTPLVSTQVEYSLLERGVEREVVPAAQHHGVGLLPWAPLGRGVLTGKYRNGTPSDSRGASAHFAGYVEQHRTERAARIVQAVATAADGLGTNALCVALAWVRDRPGVVAPVVGARDTGQLLGSLAAEELTLPSAIRAALDDVSAIEFGYPERPMG, from the coding sequence GTGGAACAGCGATACCTCGGGCGCAGCGGACTGCGGGTCTCCCGGATGGCCCTGGGCACGATGACCTGGGGGCGGGACACCGACGCGGACGAGGCGGCCACCCAGTTGCTGGCCTTCGCCGAGGCCGGCGGCACGCTGGTGGACACCGCCGACGTGTACGTGGAGGGCGAGAGCGAGCGCATCCTGGGCGGCCTGCTCGGCGAGGTCGTGCCGCGCGACGAACTGGTGATCGCGACCAAGGCGGTGGCCAGGCGCAACGACGGCCCGTTCGGCGGCGGCGCGTCGCGCGGCGCGCTGCTGCACGCGCTGGACGGGTCGCTGCGCAGGCTGGGCGTGGAGCACGTCGACCTGTGGCAGCTGCACGCGTGGGACGCGGGGGTGCCGCTGGAGGAGACGCTGTCGGCGCTGGACGCGGCGGTGACCTCCGGCCGGGTGCGGTACGCGGGCGTGTCGAACTACTCGGGCTGGCAGCTGGGCACGGCGGCGGCGCTGCCGGGGCACACGCCGCTGGTGTCGACGCAGGTGGAGTACTCGCTGCTGGAGCGCGGCGTGGAGCGTGAGGTGGTGCCGGCCGCGCAGCACCACGGGGTCGGGCTGCTGCCGTGGGCGCCGCTGGGGCGGGGCGTGCTGACCGGCAAGTACCGCAACGGCACGCCGTCGGACTCGCGCGGCGCGTCGGCGCACTTCGCCGGGTACGTGGAGCAGCACCGCACGGAGCGGGCGGCGCGGATCGTGCAGGCGGTGGCGACGGCGGCGGACGGGCTGGGCACGAACGCGCTGTGCGTGGCGCTGGCGTGGGTGCGGGACCGGCCGGGCGTGGTGGCGCCGGTGGTCGGCGCGCGGGACACGGGCCAGCTGCTGGGTTCGCTCGCGGCCGAGGAGCTGACCCTGCCGTCGGCGATCCGGGCGGCGCTGGACGACGTCAGCGCGATCGAGTTCGGCTACCCCGAACGGCCGATGGGCTGA
- a CDS encoding LLM class F420-dependent oxidoreductase produces the protein MRLGLNLGYWGAGNDAANLELAREADRLGYSVVWAAEAYGSDAPTVLAWVAAQTERVDVGSAILQIPARTPAMTAMTAATLDSLSGGRFRLGLGVSGPQVSEGWHGVRFDKPLGRTREYVDIVRSALRRDRVRYDGEHYTLPLPDGPGKSLTLTVHPVREHIPVYLAAVGPRNVELAGEIADGWLALFLSPEHSGDALASLKAGREKAGRTLDGFDVAATVPMVVGDDWRACADRIRPYAALYVGGMGSRQKNFYNDNAARMGFAAEAAEVQDRYLAKDYEGAMAALPVDFLDGTSLLGAKERIADKMRAYADAGVTTLTLSPMLQDLEQGIAALRTATEALDLAGVGS, from the coding sequence GTGCGACTGGGACTGAACCTCGGGTACTGGGGCGCGGGCAACGACGCCGCGAACCTCGAACTGGCCAGGGAAGCCGACCGACTGGGCTACTCGGTGGTGTGGGCCGCCGAGGCCTACGGCTCCGACGCGCCCACGGTCCTGGCCTGGGTGGCCGCGCAGACCGAGCGGGTCGACGTCGGCAGCGCCATCCTGCAGATCCCGGCGCGGACGCCGGCGATGACCGCGATGACCGCCGCCACCCTCGACTCGCTGTCGGGCGGCCGGTTCCGGCTCGGCCTCGGCGTGTCCGGGCCGCAGGTGTCGGAGGGCTGGCACGGCGTGCGGTTCGACAAGCCGCTGGGCCGCACCCGCGAGTACGTCGACATCGTCCGCTCCGCCCTGCGCCGCGACCGCGTGCGCTACGACGGTGAGCACTACACGCTGCCGCTGCCCGACGGCCCCGGCAAGTCGCTCACCCTGACCGTGCACCCGGTGCGCGAGCACATCCCGGTCTACCTGGCCGCCGTCGGGCCCAGGAACGTGGAGCTGGCCGGCGAGATCGCCGACGGCTGGCTCGCGCTGTTCCTGTCGCCCGAGCACTCCGGCGACGCCCTGGCCTCGCTCAAGGCCGGCCGCGAGAAGGCGGGCCGCACCCTGGACGGGTTCGACGTCGCGGCCACCGTGCCCATGGTCGTCGGCGACGACTGGCGCGCCTGCGCCGACCGCATCCGCCCCTACGCCGCGCTCTACGTCGGCGGCATGGGCAGCAGGCAGAAGAACTTCTACAACGACAACGCCGCGCGGATGGGCTTCGCCGCCGAAGCCGCCGAGGTGCAGGACCGCTACCTGGCCAAGGACTACGAGGGCGCCATGGCCGCCCTGCCGGTCGACTTCCTCGACGGCACCTCCCTGCTCGGCGCCAAGGAGCGCATCGCCGACAAGATGCGCGCCTACGCCGACGCGGGGGTCACCACGCTCACCCTTTCGCCCATGCTGCAAGATCTCGAGCAGGGGATCGCCGCGCTCCGCACGGCGACCGAAGCTCTGGATCTGGCAGGAGTGGGTAGTTGA
- a CDS encoding undecaprenyl-diphosphate phosphatase: MSWLQALVLGLVQGLTEFLPISSSAHVRIVSTLFFGNDAGASFTAVIQLGTEVAVLIYFAKDIGNFVSAWFRGLFSKAARKTEDYRMAWYVIIGSIPISVLGYLFKDEIRSSFRNLWITATTLVVFGLLLGVADQFARHVRDKLQLKDAVGMGLAQAMALIPGVSRSGGTLTAGLFLGLDRAAAARYSFLLALPAVFGAGIFSIPDVLDRTEPNAASVPQMIVATIVAFAVGYATIAWLLRYVSKHSYSAFVWYRLLLGIVLMGLLSMGLLNPT; this comes from the coding sequence TTGAGCTGGTTGCAGGCCCTTGTCCTCGGACTCGTCCAGGGACTCACGGAATTCCTGCCCATTTCCTCGTCGGCGCACGTCAGGATCGTCTCCACGCTGTTCTTCGGCAACGACGCGGGCGCGTCGTTCACCGCGGTCATCCAGCTGGGCACCGAGGTCGCGGTGCTGATCTACTTCGCCAAGGACATCGGCAACTTCGTCTCGGCCTGGTTCCGCGGCCTGTTCAGCAAGGCCGCGCGCAAGACCGAGGACTACCGGATGGCCTGGTACGTGATCATCGGGTCGATCCCGATCAGCGTGCTGGGCTACCTGTTCAAGGACGAGATCCGCTCCTCGTTCCGCAACCTGTGGATCACCGCCACCACGCTGGTCGTCTTCGGCCTGCTGCTCGGCGTGGCCGACCAGTTCGCCCGGCACGTGCGCGACAAGCTCCAGCTCAAGGACGCCGTCGGCATGGGCCTGGCGCAGGCGATGGCGCTGATCCCCGGCGTGTCCCGCTCCGGCGGCACCCTCACCGCCGGCCTGTTCCTCGGCCTCGACCGCGCCGCCGCCGCCCGCTACTCGTTCCTGCTGGCGCTGCCCGCCGTGTTCGGCGCGGGCATCTTCAGCATCCCCGACGTGCTGGACCGCACCGAGCCCAACGCCGCGTCCGTGCCCCAGATGATCGTGGCCACGATCGTCGCGTTCGCCGTCGGCTACGCCACCATCGCCTGGTTGCTGCGCTACGTCTCCAAGCACAGCTACTCGGCGTTCGTGTGGTACCGGCTGCTGCTGGGCATCGTCCTGATGGGGCTGCTGTCGATGGGACTGCTCAACCCGACATAG
- a CDS encoding histidine phosphatase family protein, whose amino-acid sequence MATVILLRHARSTANGAGVLAGRQAGVQLSERGEEQAKALVDRLADVPLSAVVTSPLERCRRTLAPLLAERGLDAVEEPDLAEVDYGQWTGREIKDLLAEPLWSVVQQHPSAAVFPEGEGLAGVQARAVAAIRAHDARVTAEHGPRAVWLACSHGDVIKAVLADALGVHLDGFQRIVVDPASVSVVQYTETRPFVLRVNDNGGDLSGVVPVPAKNPTESPGEAPSSDAVVGGATGA is encoded by the coding sequence GTGGCTACCGTGATCTTGCTGCGACACGCCCGCTCCACCGCCAACGGGGCGGGCGTCCTCGCGGGCCGTCAGGCGGGCGTTCAGCTGTCCGAGCGGGGCGAGGAGCAGGCGAAGGCGCTGGTCGACCGGCTCGCCGACGTGCCGCTGAGCGCCGTGGTGACCTCGCCGCTGGAACGCTGCCGGCGCACCCTCGCGCCCCTGCTCGCCGAACGCGGCCTCGACGCCGTCGAGGAACCCGACCTCGCCGAGGTCGACTACGGGCAGTGGACCGGCCGCGAGATCAAGGACCTGCTGGCCGAACCGCTGTGGTCGGTCGTGCAGCAGCACCCGTCCGCCGCGGTGTTCCCCGAGGGCGAGGGGCTGGCCGGGGTGCAGGCCCGCGCCGTGGCCGCCATCAGGGCGCACGACGCCCGCGTCACCGCCGAGCACGGCCCGCGCGCCGTGTGGCTGGCGTGCAGCCACGGCGACGTCATCAAAGCCGTGCTGGCCGACGCGCTCGGCGTCCACCTCGACGGGTTCCAGCGCATCGTGGTCGACCCCGCGTCGGTGTCGGTCGTCCAGTACACCGAGACCCGGCCGTTCGTGCTGCGGGTCAACGACAACGGCGGCGACCTGTCCGGCGTCGTCCCCGTGCCGGCGAAGAACCCCACCGAGAGCCCGGGCGAAGCGCCGTCCTCCGACGCGGTCGTGGGCGGCGCCACCGGCGCCTGA
- a CDS encoding ArsR/SmtB family transcription factor: MGDLQLAVVLSALADPVRLHIVAELARSGGIVCGQFDVPVSMSTLSHHLKVLREAGVLRVTPQGSYRTHELRREEMEDRFPGVLDSITRAIGDQPST, from the coding sequence GTGGGAGACCTGCAACTCGCGGTCGTGCTGAGCGCGCTCGCGGACCCCGTGCGGCTGCACATCGTGGCCGAACTCGCCCGATCGGGCGGAATCGTCTGCGGGCAGTTCGACGTGCCGGTCAGCATGTCGACGCTGTCGCACCACCTGAAGGTCCTCCGCGAGGCGGGGGTGCTGAGGGTGACGCCCCAGGGCAGCTACCGCACCCACGAACTGCGGCGCGAAGAGATGGAGGACCGCTTCCCCGGCGTCCTGGACTCCATCACCCGCGCCATCGGGGATCAGCCCTCGACGTAG
- a CDS encoding VOC family protein, with protein sequence MRLTATVLDAPDAQALARFYRDLLGWSFGVDEPGWATLRAPGGGAGLSFQTEPDHRRPVWPGHGGDQRMMAHLDIEVDDLDAACTRAAELGATLAEHQPQEHVRVHLDPAGHPFCLYVEG encoded by the coding sequence ATGAGGCTGACCGCGACCGTTCTCGACGCCCCCGACGCCCAGGCCCTCGCCCGCTTCTACCGCGACCTGCTCGGCTGGTCGTTCGGCGTCGACGAGCCGGGCTGGGCCACCCTGCGCGCGCCCGGCGGCGGCGCGGGCCTGTCGTTCCAGACCGAGCCGGACCACCGTCGGCCGGTGTGGCCCGGCCACGGCGGCGACCAGCGGATGATGGCGCACCTGGACATCGAGGTGGACGACCTGGACGCGGCGTGCACGCGGGCCGCCGAGCTGGGCGCCACCCTGGCCGAGCACCAGCCGCAGGAGCACGTGCGCGTGCACCTCGACCCGGCGGGCCACCCGTTCTGCCTCTACGTCGAGGGCTGA
- a CDS encoding glycosyltransferase family 2 protein, with protein sequence MTAIDIMLPHYGDVSYLKTAVRSIIAQDDDNWHLTVVDDTAIADTSLAEWFDSLDHDRVHYRRNERNLGINGNFQRCLDLVERDFLVVMGSDDAMLPDYVSTIRRTIEAHPAADVIQAGVEVIDDSGQVVRPLVDRVKRKVYAPDTTTPRLLGGEDLVVSLLRGNWTYFPSLCWRREALSGLGFRPGLSVVLDLALMLDLIERGGQLVVVPDTCFQYRRHDASVSSALASVGGRFTEERDFFLDVADRMDRIGWHRAAKAARLHLSSRLHALLLLPGAVTARQTGSAKVLARHAFGTTKPVRK encoded by the coding sequence ATGACCGCCATCGACATCATGCTCCCCCACTACGGGGACGTCTCGTACCTGAAAACCGCGGTGCGCAGCATCATCGCCCAGGACGACGACAACTGGCACCTCACCGTCGTGGACGACACCGCGATCGCCGACACCAGCCTCGCCGAGTGGTTCGACTCCCTCGACCACGACCGCGTCCACTACCGGCGCAACGAGCGCAACCTCGGCATCAACGGCAACTTCCAGCGGTGCCTCGACCTGGTCGAACGCGACTTCCTCGTGGTCATGGGCTCCGACGACGCCATGCTGCCCGACTACGTCAGCACCATCCGCCGCACCATCGAAGCCCACCCGGCAGCCGACGTCATCCAGGCGGGCGTCGAAGTCATCGACGACTCCGGCCAGGTCGTGCGCCCCCTCGTGGACCGCGTCAAGCGCAAGGTCTACGCCCCCGACACCACCACCCCCCGCCTGCTGGGCGGCGAAGACCTCGTCGTCAGCCTGCTGCGCGGCAACTGGACCTACTTCCCGTCGCTGTGCTGGCGCCGCGAAGCCCTCAGCGGGCTCGGCTTCCGCCCCGGCCTGAGCGTCGTGCTCGACCTGGCCCTCATGCTGGACCTCATCGAACGCGGCGGGCAGCTCGTCGTCGTGCCCGACACCTGCTTCCAGTACCGCCGCCACGACGCCAGCGTCTCCTCCGCCCTGGCCTCCGTCGGCGGCCGCTTCACCGAGGAGCGCGACTTCTTCCTCGACGTCGCCGACCGCATGGACCGCATCGGCTGGCACCGCGCCGCCAAGGCCGCGCGCCTGCACCTGTCCTCCCGGCTGCACGCCCTCCTGCTGCTGCCCGGCGCCGTCACCGCGCGCCAGACCGGCAGCGCCAAAGTGCTCGCCCGACACGCCTTCGGAACCACCAAACCAGTGAGGAAGTGA